A single Sulfurimonas aquatica DNA region contains:
- a CDS encoding 4Fe-4S dicluster-binding protein, with the protein MYYVAKVDSDKCAEHKCNMCTLYCPEANTLMFDKENNTSWVDEDRCKGCALCVYVCSDLLNRDCISMEMAEAKEV; encoded by the coding sequence ATGTATTATGTAGCAAAAGTTGATTCAGACAAGTGTGCTGAGCACAAATGTAATATGTGTACACTTTATTGTCCAGAAGCTAATACGCTTATGTTCGATAAAGAAAATAATACTTCATGGGTTGATGAAGATAGATGTAAAGGGTGTGCACTTTGTGTATACGTTTGTTCTGATCTTCTTAACCGTGATTGTATTTCAATGGAAATGGCTGAAGCTAAAGAAGTTTAA
- a CDS encoding 2-oxoacid:acceptor oxidoreductase family protein: protein MATDKKRYNIRISGLGGQGVVTTAHILGSTMDNAGKYASLVPFFGSEKRMAPVEAYVRASSEPIYEVGEVVYPDIIMIYHSQVVTHGKSYTMPFYTGLKPNSLIIINSEFNVLEEEDKQVLRDLNATVVQFDATKLAQKIAGTELATNMAMMGMLLGLTKLVTTEHIEAAVRERFLGTSFVSSGGTAMLDSAIEKKFKKKEQLLEANMNVIKWTFDMAAKVDLESGDLITQIDV from the coding sequence ATGGCAACAGATAAAAAAAGATATAACATACGTATTTCTGGTCTTGGTGGCCAGGGTGTTGTTACTACTGCACACATTCTTGGTTCAACTATGGATAATGCAGGTAAATATGCATCTTTGGTTCCATTTTTCGGTTCTGAAAAAAGAATGGCACCTGTTGAAGCTTATGTAAGAGCTTCTTCAGAGCCAATTTATGAAGTTGGGGAAGTTGTTTATCCTGATATTATTATGATTTACCATTCACAAGTTGTAACTCATGGTAAATCATATACAATGCCTTTTTATACAGGTCTTAAACCAAATAGTTTAATTATTATTAACTCAGAGTTTAATGTTCTTGAAGAGGAAGATAAGCAAGTACTTCGTGACTTAAATGCTACTGTTGTTCAATTTGATGCTACTAAACTAGCACAAAAAATTGCAGGTACTGAACTTGCAACAAATATGGCAATGATGGGTATGTTACTTGGTCTTACTAAGCTTGTTACTACAGAGCATATCGAAGCTGCTGTTAGAGAAAGATTCCTAGGAACTTCTTTCGTTTCTTCAGGTGGTACAGCTATGCTGGATTCTGCAATTGAGAAGAAATTCAAGAAAAAAGAGCAATTACTTGAAGCTAACATGAATGTTATCAAGTGGACATTTGACATGGCTGCTAAAGTAGATTTAGAATCTGGTGATTTAATTACCCAAATTGACGTATAA
- a CDS encoding thiamine pyrophosphate-dependent enzyme, with product MSLKYVTPAKVFKRYLPKDYVELVDYGPFGKTQEEAGPQNMGQFKELVEEHPMCSGCWMAYYIRLIFASLPCPEETVTLGTAGCGRLAISQAAVPFIYGNYGDQNAMASGLTRAFRLRFPDKTKDVITIAGDGGTMDIGFSMTMHSWIRGEKFTTIMLDNEVYGNTGGQESGMSPKGAVLKMAPLGKKGEKMPATDLAIAAGCVYVVRMSPTNIKKAAQIIRRAIFVAREVGPTFIHAYTSCNIEYSIPTEEVFADAKEKEKGRFAFYEYMTDASKEVIERVEGEEKAAKKALKAARAEAN from the coding sequence ATGAGTTTAAAATATGTAACTCCGGCAAAAGTATTTAAAAGATATTTGCCAAAAGATTATGTTGAATTAGTTGATTACGGTCCATTTGGAAAGACTCAAGAAGAAGCTGGTCCTCAAAATATGGGTCAATTCAAAGAGTTAGTTGAAGAGCACCCAATGTGTTCTGGTTGTTGGATGGCTTATTACATCAGACTAATATTTGCTTCACTTCCATGTCCGGAAGAGACAGTAACATTAGGTACAGCTGGTTGTGGTCGTCTAGCGATTTCTCAAGCTGCTGTTCCATTTATTTATGGTAACTACGGTGACCAAAATGCAATGGCTTCTGGTTTAACTCGTGCATTCAGATTACGTTTTCCAGATAAAACAAAAGATGTTATTACTATTGCCGGTGACGGTGGTACTATGGATATCGGTTTCTCAATGACTATGCACTCATGGATTCGTGGTGAGAAATTCACTACAATCATGCTTGATAATGAAGTTTATGGAAACACTGGTGGACAAGAGTCAGGTATGTCTCCTAAGGGTGCTGTTCTTAAAATGGCTCCATTAGGTAAGAAAGGCGAAAAAATGCCAGCTACAGACTTAGCAATTGCTGCTGGTTGTGTATATGTTGTAAGAATGTCTCCTACAAATATCAAAAAAGCGGCGCAGATCATCAGAAGAGCTATTTTTGTAGCTCGTGAAGTTGGTCCTACATTTATCCATGCATACACTTCATGTAATATTGAGTATTCAATCCCTACTGAAGAAGTATTTGCAGATGCTAAAGAGAAAGAAAAAGGTCGTTTCGCATTTTACGAATATATGACTGATGCTTCTAAAGAAGTTATAGAGCGTGTAGAAGGCGAAGAAAAAGCAGCTAAGAAAGCATTAAAAGCTGCAAGAGCGGAGGCAAACTAG
- a CDS encoding transketolase C-terminal domain-containing protein: MSAIERPQPNKTKTFVDMDYLLHEAPREQHFITGAQAMAEAVKRANVDMAIAYPITPQSEVMHLVGDIYAQGHLKEYYRAEEELGTMSAIAGAARAGVRLFTATSGPGLLRGLEAIASWPGHRVPAVLGVLTRVVNAPLSIQPDNIEMAYLMHCGAVMLHAENQQDTFDMTLAAFAITEKVDVYIPVSVSTEGFFVTHAKGYVDMMSEDLAYKDFDSVAAPVPAMDNETPPARIQRDAPVQKSNFMSYLIHSVWQQEIWDSNRRAMKYIYQYLGGPIEVVNPDADVFVIASGCAAAQGREAQRYAEEENLNVGLIKVRAIRPFPIDEINAAVKNAKTLIVPEHNIIGWLSKEVKAAIPNGGIVVEGPRVYGGMTLPVELIMKEIYTALGLEYDLKL; this comes from the coding sequence ATGAGCGCAATAGAAAGACCACAACCAAACAAGACAAAAACATTCGTAGATATGGATTACCTATTACATGAGGCTCCAAGAGAGCAGCATTTTATCACAGGTGCTCAAGCAATGGCGGAAGCTGTTAAAAGAGCAAATGTTGATATGGCAATTGCTTATCCTATTACACCACAATCTGAGGTAATGCACCTTGTTGGTGATATTTATGCTCAAGGTCACCTTAAAGAGTACTATAGAGCTGAAGAAGAGCTTGGTACAATGTCAGCAATCGCTGGTGCAGCTAGAGCAGGTGTACGTCTGTTTACTGCAACTTCAGGACCAGGGCTTTTAAGAGGTCTTGAAGCTATTGCTTCTTGGCCAGGTCACCGTGTTCCAGCGGTATTAGGTGTTCTTACTCGTGTTGTAAACGCACCATTATCAATTCAACCTGATAATATAGAAATGGCATATTTAATGCATTGTGGTGCTGTAATGTTACATGCTGAAAATCAGCAAGATACATTTGACATGACATTAGCAGCATTTGCTATTACTGAAAAAGTTGATGTTTATATTCCTGTATCTGTTTCAACAGAAGGTTTCTTTGTTACTCACGCTAAGGGTTATGTTGACATGATGTCTGAAGACTTAGCATACAAAGATTTTGATTCAGTTGCAGCTCCAGTTCCAGCTATGGATAATGAAACTCCACCAGCTAGAATTCAAAGAGATGCTCCGGTTCAAAAGTCAAACTTTATGTCTTACCTGATTCACTCAGTATGGCAGCAAGAGATTTGGGATTCAAATCGTCGCGCAATGAAGTATATCTACCAATATCTAGGTGGACCAATTGAAGTTGTTAATCCTGATGCTGACGTATTTGTTATCGCATCTGGTTGTGCTGCTGCTCAAGGTAGAGAAGCACAAAGATATGCTGAAGAAGAAAACTTAAACGTTGGTCTAATTAAAGTTAGAGCAATTAGACCATTCCCAATTGATGAAATCAATGCAGCGGTTAAGAATGCTAAGACACTTATCGTTCCTGAGCACAATATTATTGGTTGGTTATCTAAAGAGGTTAAAGCGGCAATTCCTAATGGTGGTATTGTTGTAGAAGGTCCAAGAGTATACGGTGGTATGACACTACCTGTTGAACTTATCATGAAAGAAATTTATACTGCTCTAGGTTTAGAGTACGATCTTAAATTATAA